In Catenulispora sp. MAP5-51, a genomic segment contains:
- a CDS encoding Lrp/AsnC family transcriptional regulator, which produces MPEVILDSTDRAILARLQRDGRIANVDLAEQISLSPSSCLRRTKALETQGVIAGYRAELDREALGLGLTVFIELKAARHSREVSRQVEAALTAIPAVVACHLVSGDADFLVEAVVPSLAVYEEVLLDHILAIEGVNSVRSTFALRTVLSRGPLPLGSRRP; this is translated from the coding sequence ATGCCGGAAGTCATTCTGGACTCGACTGATCGAGCCATCCTGGCCCGTCTGCAGCGCGACGGCCGCATCGCCAACGTGGATCTGGCCGAGCAGATCTCCTTGTCGCCGTCCTCGTGCCTGCGCCGCACCAAGGCTCTGGAGACGCAGGGCGTCATCGCCGGCTACCGGGCCGAGCTGGACCGGGAGGCCCTCGGCCTGGGCCTGACGGTCTTCATCGAACTCAAGGCCGCCCGCCACTCCCGCGAGGTCTCCCGCCAGGTGGAGGCCGCACTCACCGCGATCCCGGCGGTCGTCGCCTGCCACCTGGTCTCCGGCGACGCCGACTTCCTCGTCGAGGCGGTCGTCCCGAGCCTGGCGGTCTATGAGGAGGTGCTCCTGGACCACATCCTGGCCATCGAGGGCGTGAACTCGGTGCGCAGCACCTTCGCGCTGCGCACCGTCCTGAGCCGAGGCCCGCTGCCGCTGGGCAGTCGCAGACCATAG